Proteins co-encoded in one Acidobacteriota bacterium genomic window:
- the ndk gene encoding nucleoside-diphosphate kinase: MSLQRTLSIIKPDGVAQGNVGDILKRFEEKEFELKALKMLHLSPQQAAGFYAVHRERSFFQDLVRYMSSGAVVVVVLESPDAVVRLRELMGATDPRQAAEGTLRKLYATSIEKNVVHGSDSDENARREIQYFFSDSELLD; the protein is encoded by the coding sequence TTGAGTCTGCAACGCACCCTGTCAATCATCAAACCGGACGGCGTGGCCCAGGGCAACGTCGGGGATATTCTGAAACGGTTCGAGGAAAAGGAATTCGAGCTCAAGGCCCTCAAAATGCTGCACTTGAGTCCGCAGCAGGCCGCGGGATTCTACGCGGTGCACCGCGAACGAAGCTTCTTTCAGGACCTGGTTCGCTACATGAGCTCGGGCGCCGTGGTGGTGGTGGTCCTTGAATCCCCCGATGCGGTGGTTCGCCTGCGGGAGCTGATGGGAGCTACCGACCCCAGACAGGCTGCAGAAGGAACCCTGCGTAAACTCTACGCCACCTCCATCGAAAAGAACGTCGTCCACGGTTCAGACAGCGATGAGAATGCCCGGAGGGAGATCCAATACTTCTTCAGCGATTCGGAGTTGCTGGACTAG
- the sucC gene encoding ADP-forming succinate--CoA ligase subunit beta: MKIHEFQAKAILSDHEVPVPRGRVADTKEKAREIAGELGGLVVVKAQIHAGGRGKGGGVRLARSPEEAQEVADSILGMQLVTHQTGPEGQTVKRVLVEEGLKIQREYYLGIAIDRDAGKVIFMASREGGVEIERVAAENPELILKEALEPGLGLTPFQARKLAFGLDLPAKLAPAAVRFMLSLYRAFEATDASLAEINPLLLTEDGRLYALDAKINFDDNALYRHPGIRELRDTDEEDPLEVEAGKHGLNYIKLDGNVGCMVNGAGLAMATMDIIKLSGGSPANFLDVGGGATAEQVRNAFGIILTDSNVKAVLINIFGGIMRCDIVARGVVEAAKSMELEVPIVVRLEGTNLEQGQEILKASGLRLTVASGMRDAAEKVVRLASGR, from the coding sequence ATGAAGATTCACGAATTCCAGGCCAAGGCAATCCTTAGCGACCACGAAGTTCCCGTGCCCAGGGGCAGGGTGGCCGACACCAAGGAGAAAGCTCGGGAAATCGCCGGCGAGCTGGGCGGACTGGTGGTGGTCAAGGCCCAAATTCACGCCGGTGGACGCGGGAAGGGAGGAGGGGTCCGGCTGGCTCGTTCTCCGGAAGAGGCCCAGGAGGTCGCCGATTCGATACTGGGAATGCAGCTGGTCACCCATCAGACCGGGCCCGAGGGACAAACCGTAAAGCGGGTTCTGGTCGAGGAGGGCCTCAAGATCCAGCGGGAGTATTACCTCGGGATCGCCATCGACCGGGATGCCGGCAAAGTGATCTTCATGGCTAGCCGGGAAGGTGGAGTCGAAATTGAAAGGGTTGCGGCGGAAAACCCGGAGTTGATCCTCAAGGAAGCGTTGGAGCCGGGGCTGGGGCTGACCCCCTTCCAAGCCCGAAAGCTGGCTTTTGGCCTGGACCTGCCTGCGAAGCTGGCTCCTGCCGCGGTTCGGTTCATGCTTTCTCTTTACCGGGCATTCGAAGCCACCGACGCCTCCCTGGCCGAGATCAACCCCTTGCTCCTGACCGAAGACGGGCGTCTCTATGCCCTGGATGCCAAGATCAACTTCGACGACAATGCGCTTTACCGGCACCCCGGCATCCGAGAGCTCCGGGATACCGACGAAGAAGACCCCCTGGAAGTTGAAGCCGGCAAGCACGGACTGAATTACATCAAGTTGGACGGCAACGTGGGTTGCATGGTCAACGGGGCCGGGCTGGCCATGGCCACCATGGACATCATCAAATTGTCCGGGGGATCTCCAGCCAACTTCCTGGATGTCGGCGGCGGAGCTACTGCCGAACAGGTCCGGAACGCCTTTGGCATCATTCTCACCGATTCCAACGTCAAGGCGGTTCTGATCAATATCTTCGGCGGCATCATGCGGTGCGACATCGTGGCCCGGGGCGTGGTGGAAGCCGCCAAGTCCATGGAACTGGAAGTTCCCATAGTGGTCCGGTTGGAAGGCACCAACCTGGAACAGGGCCAGGAAATCCTCAAGGCATCCGGACTCAGGCTGACAGTGGCCTCGGGTATGCGGGATGCAGCCGAGAAGGTGGTTCGGTTGGCATCGGGCCGGTGA
- a CDS encoding DUF2905 domain-containing protein, whose product MARVLIILGLVFLAIGLLLHFAGHLSFLKLGRLPGDLTFKRDTFTLYLPLTTSIVLSILLTLVLSFFFRR is encoded by the coding sequence ATGGCCAGGGTCTTGATTATCCTGGGACTGGTCTTTCTGGCGATAGGCCTGCTCCTGCATTTTGCCGGCCATTTGTCGTTCTTGAAGTTGGGCCGGCTTCCCGGAGACCTGACCTTCAAGCGGGACACCTTTACCCTCTATCTCCCGTTGACCACCTCCATCGTGCTCAGCATTCTCCTGACCCTGGTTCTGTCTTTCTTCTTCCGGCGGTAG
- the sucD gene encoding succinate--CoA ligase subunit alpha: protein MSILVDQDTRLIVQGITGREGTFHTLQCVRYGTRVVGGVTPGKGGSVHEGIPVFNSMEQACRETGGNASVIFVPPAVAADAVMEAVDAGVELVVCITEGIPTLDMIQVRQFMAGKKSRLIGPNCPGIISPGKCKVGIMPGAIHREGTVGVISRSGTLTYEAVQQLSSRGIGQSTCIGIGGDPIIGTSFVDALRLFKDDPATEAIVLIGEIGGTAEEAAARYVQSRLSKPVVGFIAGQTAPPGRRMGHAGAIISGGQGTAEEKIRLMEECGLHVARSPADIGETTVRILPT from the coding sequence GTGAGCATTCTGGTCGACCAGGACACACGGCTCATCGTACAGGGCATTACCGGACGCGAGGGAACCTTCCATACCCTCCAGTGCGTCCGGTACGGGACCCGGGTCGTAGGCGGAGTCACCCCGGGCAAGGGCGGGTCCGTTCATGAAGGGATTCCCGTTTTCAACAGCATGGAACAGGCCTGCCGGGAGACCGGCGGCAACGCCTCGGTAATCTTCGTCCCTCCCGCCGTGGCTGCAGATGCCGTCATGGAGGCGGTAGATGCCGGGGTCGAGCTGGTGGTCTGTATCACCGAAGGGATTCCCACGCTCGACATGATCCAGGTTCGACAGTTCATGGCCGGAAAGAAATCCCGACTGATCGGACCCAACTGCCCGGGGATCATTTCTCCGGGCAAATGCAAGGTCGGAATCATGCCCGGAGCCATCCATCGAGAGGGCACGGTCGGCGTAATCTCCCGAAGCGGGACCTTGACCTACGAAGCCGTGCAGCAGTTGAGTTCCCGGGGCATCGGTCAATCGACCTGCATCGGCATCGGGGGAGATCCGATCATCGGCACCTCCTTCGTGGACGCCCTCCGCCTCTTCAAGGATGATCCGGCAACGGAAGCAATCGTGCTGATTGGGGAGATTGGAGGCACGGCCGAGGAGGCCGCCGCACGCTATGTGCAATCCCGTCTTTCCAAACCGGTTGTGGGATTCATCGCGGGTCAGACAGCTCCTCCCGGAAGGCGCATGGGGCATGCGGGGGCCATCATCAGCGGAGGCCAGGGCACGGCGGAGGAGAAGATCCGCCTGATGGAGGAGTGCGGACTCCACGTGGCCCGCAGTCCTGCCGACATCGGCGAAACGACAGTCCGGATTCTGCCGACATAA
- the xseA gene encoding exodeoxyribonuclease VII large subunit, whose amino-acid sequence MRSFSSERIHGVSEITAEVRSLLEGEFQGVLVEGEISNWTVSNAGHIYFALKDARAQLKCVCFRGKARNLRQPFEDGDQVLVRGSLGVYELRGEYSLYAESIEPRGIGALQIAFDRLKAKLEAEGLFDEARKKSLPALPRTVGIVTSPTGAAIHDILRTLNRSRQAIPALLFPARVQGEAAAEEIASGIHTLNGIPDVDLIIVGRGGGSMEDLWAFNQEAVARAISLSRVPVISAVGHQVDFTISDFVADIRAATPTSAAEMVVATREELATRLSHFRDRLQRTLQLRLSQLRNRVLELSANRAFESAQGRIRSQRQWLDEMGFRLSGWPRNTLTTRREVWRLTAERLERFDLRHLVTQRGKALNLWAERAATQVRFTLQALQARLSAQAGTLRSLSPSAVLNRGYSICRDADGTILRDAARLQTGDPFSVTLSKGNIAARAERIETSRDFGKTAGQDEP is encoded by the coding sequence ATGCGTTCCTTTTCCTCAGAGCGAATCCATGGGGTCTCCGAAATCACTGCCGAGGTGAGATCGCTCCTGGAGGGAGAATTTCAGGGTGTGCTGGTCGAGGGAGAGATCTCCAACTGGACCGTCTCCAACGCCGGGCATATCTACTTCGCACTGAAAGACGCTCGAGCCCAGTTGAAATGCGTCTGCTTCCGCGGCAAGGCCCGGAACCTTCGCCAACCATTTGAAGACGGTGACCAGGTGCTGGTCCGAGGAAGCCTGGGGGTCTATGAACTCCGCGGCGAATATTCCCTCTATGCCGAATCCATTGAACCCAGAGGGATCGGCGCCCTGCAGATCGCCTTCGATCGGCTGAAAGCCAAGCTCGAGGCCGAGGGCCTGTTTGACGAAGCCCGCAAGAAGTCCTTGCCGGCCCTCCCTCGAACCGTCGGGATCGTGACCTCACCGACCGGAGCGGCGATTCACGACATTCTGCGGACCTTGAATCGCAGTCGCCAAGCGATTCCCGCGCTGCTGTTCCCAGCCAGGGTCCAGGGCGAGGCAGCCGCGGAGGAAATTGCCTCCGGCATCCACACCCTTAACGGCATTCCCGACGTAGATCTCATCATTGTCGGCCGCGGTGGCGGATCGATGGAAGACCTGTGGGCCTTCAACCAGGAGGCGGTTGCCAGAGCCATCTCCCTCTCCCGGGTTCCCGTAATCTCGGCGGTGGGTCACCAGGTCGATTTCACGATTTCCGATTTCGTCGCCGACATTCGGGCCGCGACTCCGACCAGCGCAGCCGAGATGGTTGTTGCGACACGGGAAGAGCTGGCCACCCGGCTAAGCCATTTTCGAGATCGGCTGCAACGGACCCTGCAGCTCCGGCTCAGTCAATTACGCAACCGGGTGCTTGAGTTGTCGGCAAATCGTGCCTTCGAGTCGGCGCAGGGCCGCATCCGTTCGCAGCGACAGTGGTTGGACGAGATGGGCTTCCGTCTCAGCGGGTGGCCCCGGAACACCCTGACAACTCGTCGGGAGGTCTGGCGCCTGACTGCCGAGCGCCTGGAACGCTTCGACCTGCGCCACCTGGTGACCCAAAGAGGAAAAGCCCTGAACCTGTGGGCGGAGCGGGCCGCCACCCAAGTTCGCTTCACCCTGCAAGCCCTTCAGGCTCGACTCTCGGCGCAAGCGGGGACACTGCGCAGCCTGAGCCCGTCAGCCGTGCTGAACCGGGGTTATTCCATCTGCCGGGACGCCGACGGGACCATTCTCAGAGACGCGGCCCGGCTGCAAACAGGAGATCCATTTTCCGTTACTCTTTCAAAAGGGAATATCGCGGCGCGGGCGGAGCGCATCGAGACCTCCCGGGACTTCGGCAAGACAGCCGGCCAGGATGAGCCATGA